From one Anopheles bellator chromosome 1, idAnoBellAS_SP24_06.2, whole genome shotgun sequence genomic stretch:
- the LOC131215667 gene encoding protein encore, producing the protein MGTAAQQQQQQQQQPAPSSASSPAAAAAAVGPATVCNAHRIIAPVPVVPVENGFPSADMPCAPGAIASAATVTASATDPPAASGDGGTQPASTTDPEAGGVHHHHPPNGGCSSEPASASGQGQHVEWHQQPPSESTNSNRQTTGGSRQQRIAGGKGKHLTRSHAMRESTSPPRTPTPRSPSEQHGGSNPIGSTNSSSSSSPGGATTTPSGCDGGVLSNGPSCLPDRPTVNDAGGDSTDSPRLGKHGVPTASGTVPNGKSQLDVDFPKLTPPKTSFNPANGHHPGAPTKATGGKNGSQQHATTTPVASKPNSTERGSGGDGDDDQAPQSASDSKGSGQDQPDGGGDIGSTRNRGGIPNLVRVSGMPPSLGTGTDDPSEDLHEGDSNGTGGGTSVASPVPAAANSNYCDNDGGRHGLRHHHHQQQQREVNFSGSHNEDEDEGPSGGGGRSAADAAGTPINIQFSHETETRYIRCDSPMEESLTGRSSGGSSGAINLMAAPGGGTSTSQPTASGSGGGSGSGKKRSGASGKGGGSKAARLKHMSGGSSSSVDGGTGGGGVTNATGTGNTGGGGSGGSSGYMVSRDNSCDQFTDQSGVNLLQFFKETLNKNFKDRNMLMKIEKELLALAMDRSRSQMKFPPMSSYNRMLIHRVAAYFGMEHNVDATQQCVIAEVTPATRIPDIRFKNLIADSFSEEPRKSILKRDTHSFDEYQRFVGGGMGGAGNGGGSGLLHCPDRGMLDRKTKSFEEREEEYEKSKRRLFKNREHDSESDQWQWISTDGAGGGGAGGGGGGGGVGTILADLSVTARHQQKLQNSRLLKVQSVSIEGRSDERPCVSKSHSFGGYGGSSQNASLLRGDSITSTKSAGARLFSKQDSNASQNTPWRLSPSSSGSYLTSSYKTQSIRSDSVTPSPTGYGSGDHTPEPCVPSPSATCGVMWAVTDMASVPKGSVLIDPQTFQPIVNQDGTLYHFDPSNLPPGAGGPWPPGNGKLSKRKFEKQKSFSSKHNLNSSSSYDSSIDAPFTGRTVDCGQQTAMAGPGDNPIPTLTTPTTIAEEVVNELGCYDATGASTGGLKLLGTKDSAEFDENSSICDEISQTTNELGALKLQKHQATSPMLQASELQPVDMNEIHYGTNQNDNSNLLNTANSTLLVDDGRSALLDEVGEGAPEVVEGSSCMALTPSGGDCVSDQGLIQSSAVSAVQLLHVHEPVSNSSTLEAGDEDDEDEAEDRSETPTDAGPEEVEEVDKKNDMAKVANVVQTVVPLASYASSTPPNGVGSGVGGGGGGAGGGSVGAYTVTYDGGGSGLPGATVYGTPGLSTTTYQTAPDGAIYAVPSSLVYTYPTTMDPAEMSGGYFVPVYDPQQRDTASLCSTPGASLYTAPAGATSTVLHPIAYTPTAVATAAAAAAAAYGGAPLYQNPLMYSSDQFPTAQAAAAAQLSQYPISYPIGIGYPFNGATYQNYWNQPITYYVPQTPVPSTAVGSASILMPPPIAQTPTNGGGGIITSAASATSGSSSAVAGGGTMSGKRNTTPPNNHIGGQSHGAPHPPPTQSNHSASVTPVPISPFASSVPVPLPDPSSAGATPMYAAFPQPLYPNMLPFASPMPAHPHSTAGATAATAVNSMLPTAAPFHPHAQQAQQQLPPQAHHHHHHHQQQQQQPQLSHHHHSHHHPHPHGGGVGAQDPVVGPGAHYSSANGPSVAGGGSNSSSSSTSSSNGSSTGSHGSNNNGAPNAPTPQSTPSTPLSLPMSAPTHHGGKGGMPLFPTPPMVPHGGGATGYVAAATGHHHHYGGPTTVTEERKNGPGGGYQGKGRLPNTAGGSGGSYFNYSNPSGTTVRQMTPNGPTGGGGGTGGSFAGPGKTGGSFPANTGNNGGGPTVGGGPLILGPPPPGKSNRHEGSSSSKPPLIPTLPTMVATGAVVGPPTANGGGMGGDKSRLNRSSKPPNLDLKRGGFGTTNSYHVVNSRNTPSTNSNESNGSPNSITSSSMHEHGHQGPLQGPPSTHHSAGHHHHGAAPNHPSTPTSHVGGGHHGGQSMAHGAPQQHHHNPQQHQQQHHHHNAHGNNVGNQQHLQSGGAQQHHHHHGGGGGGGTTHYYTHGPGGQSLGGVGGPHGQASYYATGGGHSQRGGSVGSNSGSSGGGANTGGNGGHAAHHPHAMAATATVMHNSAVAAAAAAAVEPYHQQLIPINAAAAGMSYVKIGQAYFPSLALPQSRRSPPNEIRPLAGVYPTMNMVMPASRQFTPRPQHNSGYSGHKATKTLR; encoded by the exons atggGCACTgctgctcagcagcagcagcagcagcagcagcaacctgcCCCGTCATCAGCctcatcaccagcagcagcagcagcagcagtaggccCGGCCACAGTCTGTAACGCACATCGCATCATCGCCCCAGtcccggtggtgccggtggaaaacgggTTTCCCTCCGCCGACATGCCATGTGCGCCCGGAGCCATTGCCTCAGCAGCAACCGTCACAGCCTCCGCCACAGACCCGCCAGCAGCGAGTGGTGACGGCGGGACTCAACCGGCAAGTACCACTGACCCGGAGGCCGGTggcgtccaccaccaccacccaccgaacGGGGGGTGCTCCTCCGAGCCAGCATCAGCAAGTGGTCAGGGTCAGCACGTGGAATGGCATCAGCAGCCGCCGTCCGAGTCAACCAACAGCAACCGTCAGACGACCGGCGGAAGCCGACAGCAAAGG ATTGCTGGTGGAAAAGGCAAGCATTTAACCCGCAGTCACGCCATGCGTGAGTCAACTTCCCCGCCCCGTACGCCTACACCACGATCTCCATCCGAGCAGCACGGCGGCAGCAACCCGAtcggcagcaccaacagcagcagcagcagtagtccCGGAGGCGCCACGACGACCCCCAGCGGTTGTGATGGCGGCGTGCTCAGCAACGGACCATCCTGTTTGCCGGACCGACCCACCGTGAACGATGCTGGCGGTGACTCCACAGACTCGCCCCGTCTCGGCAAGCACGGTGTTCCGACCGCCAGCGGCACTGTGCCGAACGGCAAGAGTCAGCTGGACGTCGACTTCCCAAAGCTGACGCCACCGAAAACGTCCTTCAATCCGGCCAATGGCCATCATCCGGGCGCCCCGACGAAGGCCACTGGTGGGAAGAATGGCAGTCAGCAacacgcgacgacgacgcctgTGGCGAGTAAACCCAACAGCACCGAGCGGggcagtggtggtgatggcgacgacgaccaagCACCGCAGAGTGCCAGTGACTCCAAAGGCAGCGGCCAAGATCAAccggacggtggcggtgacaTCGGCAGTACACGGAACCGAGGCGGCATCCCCAACCTGGTGCGCGTGTCCGGAATGCCACCGTCGCTTGGCACCGGGACCGACGATCCGAGCGAGGATCTGCACGAGGGCGACAGCAATGGAACGGGCGGTGGGACGTCTGTGGCCTCACCCGTACCGGCAGCAGCGAATAGCAACTATTGTGAtaacgacggtggccgccacggtctgcgccaccaccaccaccagcagcagcagagggaGGTGAACTTTAGCGGTAGCCATAatgaagacgaagacgaaggtccctcgggtggtggtgggcggaGCGCGGCCGATGCGGCCGGCACCCCGATCAATATACAGTTCTcgcacgaaacggaaacccgtTACATCCGGTGCGACAGTCCTATGGAAGAGAGCCTTACGGGGaggagcagcggcggcagcagcggcgccaTCAACCTGATGGCGGCGCCGGGTGGCGGAACGTCGACTTCGCAACCGACCGCCAGCGGGTCCGGTGGCGGAAGTGGTAGCGGCAAGAAACGTAGCGGTGCTTCCGGTAAGGGAGGCGGCAGTAAGGCGGCCCGGCTAAAGCACATGAGCGGTGGCTCATCGTCCAGTgtcgacggtggcaccgggggCGGTGGAGTAACGaatgccaccggcaccggaaataccggtggcggcggctccgGCGGGAGCAGTGGGTATATGGTTTCGCGGGACAACTCATGCGATCAGTTCACTGACCAGAGTGGCGTCAACTTGCTGCAGTTCTTCAAGGAGACGCTCAACAAGAACTTCAAGGACCGCAACATGCTGATGAAGATCGAGAAGGAGCTGCTCGCGCTGGCGATGGACCGCAGTCGCAGCCAGATGAAGTTTCCGCCCATGTCTTCCTACAACCGCATGCTGATCCACCGGGTGGCCGCGTACTTCGGCATGGAGCACAACGTGGACGCGACGCAGCAGTGCGTGATCGCGGAGGTGACACCCGCCACGCGCATCCCGGACATCCGGTTCAAGAACCTGATCGCGGACAGCTTCTCAGAGGAGCCGCGCAAGTCGATACTGAAGCGCGACACGCACAGCTTCGACGAGTACCAGCGTTTCGTGGGCGGCGGAATGGGGGGAGCCGGGAACGGTGGTGGGAGCGGGCTGCTGCACTGCCCGGACCGCGGCATGCTCGATCGCAAGACGAAGAGCTTCGAAGAGCGCGAGGAGGAGTACGAGAAGAGCAAACGGAGGCTTTTCAAAAACCGTGAG CACGATTCCGAGTCCGACCAGTGGCAGTGGATCTCCACCGACGGTGCCGGaggtggcggcgctggtggaggtgggggcggtggtggtgtcggcaCGATACTGGCCGACCTGAGCGTCACCGCCCGTCACCAGCAGAAGTTGCAAAATAGCCGCCTGCTGAAAGTTCAATCAGTG TCAATCGAAGGCCGATCGGACGAACGGCCATGCGTATCGAAATCGCACAGCTTCGGCGGCTACGGCGGCTCGTCCCAGAACGCATCGCTGCTGCGTGGCGACTCGATCACGTCGACCAAAAGTGCCGGTGCCAGGCTGTTCTCGAAGCAGGACTCGAACGCCAGCCAGAACACCCCGTGGAGACTGTCGCCATCGAGCAGTGG GTCGTACCTTACTTCCAGCTACAAAACCCAGTCGATTCGGTCCGACTCGGTGACGCCGTCACCGACCGGTTACGGTAGCGGCGACCACACGCCGGAACCGTGCGTCCCCTCGCCGTCCGCCACATGCGGTGTCATGTGGGCCGTCACCGATATGGCCAGTGTGCCCAAGGGAAGCGTGCTGATCGATCCACAAACGTTCCAACCGATCGTCAACCAGGACGG CACGCTGTACCACTTCGATCCCTCCAACCTACCGCCGGGGGCGGGAggcccgtggccaccgggtaACGGTAAACTGTCGAAGCGCAAGTTCGAAAAGCAAAAGTCCTTCAGCAGCAAGCACAATctgaacagcagcagctcgtacGACAGCTCGATCGATGCGCCGTTCACGGGAAGGACGGTGGACTGCGGACAGCAGACGgcgatggccgggccgggcgataaTCCTATCCCCACCCTTACGACGCCGACGACCATCGCGGAGGAGGTGGTCAACGAGCTCGGCTGCTACGATGCAACCGGTGCCAGCACCGGTGGCCTAAAGCTGCTCGGCACCAAAGATAGTGCGGAGTTTGATG AAAACTCGAGCATCTGCGATGAAATCTCACAAACTACCAACGAGCTTGGCGCATTGAAGTTACAGAAACATCAAGCCACTAGTCCTATGCTGCAGGCCAGCGAATTGCAACCAGTTGATATGAATGAA ATTCACTACGGTACTAATCAGAACGACAACAGTAATCTCCTGAATACTGCCAACTCAACACTGCTGGTAGACGACGGTCGGTCCGCGCTGCTCGACGAGGTGGGCGAAGGAGCGCCTGAGGTGGTCGAAGGGTCGTCTTGCATGGCACTGACACCCTCGGGGGGCGATTGCGTGTCTGATCAGGGGCTGATCCAGTCGTCGGCCGTGTCCGCTGTTCAGTTGCTCCACGTCCACGAACCggtcagcaacagcagcacgctGGAGGCAGgagacgaggacgacgaggatgaggCGGAGGACCGCAGCGAAACCCCAACCGACGCCGGCCCAGAGGAGGTCGAAGAGGTGGACAAGAAGAACGACATGGCCAAGGTGGCCAACGTGGTGCAGACTGTGGTTCCCCTGGCGAGCTACGCCAGCTCCACTCCGCCGAACGGCGTCGGTAGTGGCgtcggcggaggcggcggtggcgctggtggtggctcaGTGGGGGCGTACACCGTCACGTACGACGGTGGAGGTAGCGGACTCCCGGGTGCTACCGTCTACGGTACGCCGGGTTTGTCTACGACGACATATCAGACTGCG CCGGACGGGGCCATCTACGCGGTGCCGTCCTCCCTCGTCTACACATATCCCACGACGATGGATCCGGCAGAGATGTCCGGTGGGTACTTCGTGCCAGTGTACGACCCACAGCAGCGTGACACCGCCAGTCTCTGCTCGACACCGGGTGCCTCTCTCTACACCGCTCCGGCCGGTGCCACCTCGACAGTATTACACCCGATCGCGTACAcaccgacggcggtggccacggctgcagccgccgcggccgctgctTACGGCGGGGCGCCTCTCTACCAGAACCCGCTCATGTACTCGTCGGACCAGTTCCCAACTGCACaggccgcggcggccgcccagTTATCGCAGTATCCAATCAGCTATCCGATCGGCATCGGATATCCGTTCAATG GTGCCACGTACCAGAATTACTGGAACCAGCCAATCACTTACTACGTTCCTCAGACGCCCGTACCGTCGACGGCCGTCGGCAGTGCGTCGATCCTGATGCCGCCTCCGATCGCACAAACCCcaacgaacggtggtggtggtatcaTAACGTCTGCCGCGTCCGCCACGTCCGGCTCATCGTCGgcagtggccggtggtggtacgATGTCCGGCAAGCGCAACACAACGCCACCGAACAATCACATCGGGGGCCAGTCGCACGGAGCTCCGCATCCACCGCCGACGCAATCGAACCATAGTGCATCGGTGACGCCCGTGCCGATCTCCCCGTTTGCCTCCAGTGTTCCCGTGCCACTGCCCGATCCGTCGTCGGCGGGGGCCACCCCGATGTACGCCGCTTTTCCGCAGCCCCTCTACCCCAACATGCTTCCATTCGCCAGCCCGATGCCAGCGCATCCTCACTCGACGGCGGGTGCAACGGCCGCAACGGCCGTCAACTCAATGCTTCCCACTGCCGCGCCATTCCATCCTCACGCACAGCAagcgcagcaacagctgccTCCCCAGgctcaccatcatcaccatcatcaccagcagcagcagcagcagccgcagctgtcgcatcatcatcacagtCACCACCATCCTCAtccgcacggtggcggcgtcggtgcACAGGATCCGGTAGTGGGTCCAGGGGCTCACTATTCCAGCGCGAATGGACCGAGTGTCGCGGGTGGaggaagcaacagcagcagcagtagcaccagcagcagcaacggtagCAGCACCGGGAGCCACGGCAGCAACAATAATGGTGCACCGAATGCGCCGACCCCGCAGTCGACTCCCAGCACACCGCTGTCGCTGCCAATGTCCGCTCCAACGCACCATGGCGGCAAGGGTGGAATGCCACTGTTTCCCACGCCTCCCATGGTACCGCATGGCGGTGGGGCGACCGGTtacgtggcggcggccactggccaccatcaccactacGGGGGCCCCACGACGGTGACGGAGGAACGCAAAAATGGCCCCGGTGGCGGCTACCAGGGCAAGGGACGGCTACCGAACACAGCCGGTGGGTCCGGTGGCAGTTACTTCAATTACAGTAACCCCTCCGGGACCACTGTCCGTCAGATGACTCCGAATgggccgaccggcggtggcggcggcacaggTGGCTCttttgccgggccgggaaaaacgGGTGGAAGCTTTCCGGCCAACACAGGGAACAATGGCGGTGGACCGACGGTTGGTGGAGGTCCTCTGATActggggccaccgccgccgggcaAGAGTAACCGGCACGAGGGCAGCTCCTCGAGCAAACCGCCCCTGATTCCAACGCTCCCGAccatggtggccaccggcgcggTAGTCGGTCCACCGaccgccaacggtggtggAATGGGTGGCGACAAGTCCCGACTGAACCGTTCCTCCAAGCCGCCAAATCTCGATCTGAAGCGCGGTGGCTTTGGCACGACGAACAGCTATCACGTGGTCAACAGCCGCAACACGCCGAGCACGAACTCGAACGAAAGTAACGGATCGCCGAACAGTATTACGTCGTCGTCCATGCACGAGCACGGTCACCAGGGACCGTTACAGGGACCACCGTCCACGCATCATTCAGccggccatcaccatcacggaGCAGCACCGAACCATCCGTCGACGCCGACTTCCCACGTTGGCGGCGGACACCATGGAGGACAGTCGATGGCACACGGCGctccccagcagcaccatcacaatccgcagcagcatcagcaacaacaccaccaccacaatgCTCACGGAAACAATGTCGGCAATCAGCAGCACCTACAATCAGGCGGGGCgcaacagcaccatcaccaccacggtggcggcggtggtggagggaCGACACACTACTATACCCACgggcccggtggccaatcgcTGGGCGGGGTCGGAGGGCCACACGGGCAGGCTTCGTACTatgccaccggcggtggccactcgcAGCGTGGCGGAAGCGTTGGAAGCAATAGCGGCAGCAGTGGTGGCGGGGCTAACACCGGTGGCAATGGAGGCCACGCGGCGCACCATCCACACGCCATGGCAGCGACGGCCACCGTCATGCACAATTCGGCCGTTgccgcagcggcggccgccgccgtcgaacCGTACCATCAGCAGCTGATTCCGATCAACGCTGCCGCGGCCGGGATGTCCTACGTCAAGATCGGCCAGGCCTACTTT CCCTCGCTCGCGCTGCCGCAAAGTCGCCGATCGCCTCCGAACGAGATACGTCCTCTAGCCGGTGTGTACCCCACGATGAACATGGTTATGCCAG CGTCACGTCAGTTCACACCACGACCACAGCACAACAGTGGGTACAGTGGCCATAAGGCAACCAAAACTCTCCGGTAA